Proteins co-encoded in one Quercus robur chromosome 8, dhQueRobu3.1, whole genome shotgun sequence genomic window:
- the LOC126697920 gene encoding uncharacterized protein LOC126697920 isoform X4, translating into MATYDYDPDVTRWGLHHLTYDYDPDVTRWGLHHLTYDYDPDVTRWGLHHLLDVCTLTNNASCSGVTRYDQDLSRVEFVREGYCEKDNVENDEAIAHALQEEFLRIDCLEASGVSNGGPEHLQESVLAQNCLGPSGRHYSYGHANDQQAANGPGIQMENAVPCGIIIEEVGDHNRVENNVQPEIKMFASCSKPGGEKSSYVDDLFHIIDIADESSLDGEVGKRLNQMVPVPMEKAVPCGIKIEEVGDHNRVENDVQPEIKMFASCSKPGGEKPSYVRDLFHIIDIADESSLDGEVGKRLNQMVPVPHVPKTIEKIPTADEEISDHQRLLERLQLYELVELKVQGDGNCQFRALSDQLYRSPDHHASEREQITQQLKYHPEMYGGYVLTAYNDYLKKMSKSGEWGDHVTLQATTDWGLLAFYGLSLPHTLVQLTAGVPTSLPAGVKYEFQTFPVDSRAIADGDGMTVYTVPREPSCVPIEVQVAAVQRSQACVEKNYTKAFAIHKKIIESGYRILDFQNNKETLARKYRIRLRGIDAPENQMPYGKEAKEELTKIVQGKCLRVLVYGEDQYGRCVADIYCDGKFVQELMLKKGFAWHYATYDQRLELARWEKEARATRVGLWASSNPEKPWEWRKKNKKKGQKRIRRKDKSEGR; encoded by the exons ATGGCAACATATGATTATGATCCTGATGTTACTCGGTGGGGTCTCCATCATCTTACATATGATTATGATCCTGATGTTACTCGGTGGGGTCTCCATCATCTTACATATGATTATGATCCTGATGTTACTCGGTGGGGTCTCCATCATCTGCTAGATGTTTGCACTCTTACGAATAATGCTTCTTGTAGTGGTGTGACTCGATATGACCAAGATTTGAGTCGAGTTGAGTTTGTTAGAGAAGGTTATTGTGAGAAGGATAATGTGGAGAATGATGAGGCTATAGCACATGCGCTTCAAGAAGAATTTTTGCGGATTGATTGTTTAGAAGCTTCCGGAGTATCTAATGGTGGGCCAGAGCATTTGCAAGAATCGGTTCTTGCACAGAATTGTCTTGGTCCTTCGGGTAGACACTATAGTTATG GGCATGCCAATGATCAGCAAGCAGCAAATGGACCTGGCATACAGATGGAGAATGCAGTTCCCTGTGGAATCATAATAGAGGAGGTGGGTGATCATAACAGAGTGGAAAATAATGTACAACCTGAAATTAAAATGTTCGCATCATGCTCTAAACCAGGAGGAGAAAAATCATCTTATGTGGATGATTTGTTTCATATAATCGATATAGCTGATGAGTCAAGTCTTGATGGTGAAGTAGGCAAACGATTGAATCAGATGGTTCCTGTTCCT ATGGAGAAGGCAGTTCCCTGTGGAATCAAAATAGAGGAGGTGGGTGATCATAACAGAGTGGAAAATGATGTACAACCTGAAATTAAAATGTTTGCATCATGCTCTAAACCAGGAGGAGAAAAACCATCTTATGTGCGTGATTTGTTTCATATAATCGATATAGCTGATGAGTCCAGTCTTGATGGTGAAGTAGGCAAACGATTGAATCAGATGGTTCCTGTTCCT CATGTTCCTAAGACTATTGAGAAAATACCTACAGCTGATGAAGAAATATCAGATCATCAAAGGCTGCTAGAGAG GCTGCAGTTATATGAGCTGGTTGAGCTTAAGGTTCAAGGAGATGGTAACTGCCAG TTTCGTGCTTTATCTGATCAACTGTATCGTTCTCCTGACCACCACGCTTCTGAAAGAGAACAGATTACTCAACAG CTTAAGTATCACCCGGAAATGTACGGGGGTTATGTCCTCACGGCTTACAATGACTATTTGAAGAAAATGAGCAA GAGTGGCGAATGGGGTGATCATGTGACATTGCAGGCTACTACAGATTGG GGTTTATTGGCCTTTTATGGTCTTTCTCTTCCTCATACCCTAGTCCAACTTACTGCTGGGGTCCCAACATCATTGCCTGCAGGAGTAAAGTATGAATTTCAGACATTTCCG GTTGATTCAAGAGCTATAGCAGATGGAGATGGGATGACAGTGTATACAGTCCCAAGGGAGCCATCTTGTGTTCCTATAGAAGTACAAGTAGCAGCTGTCCAAAGATCACAAGCGTGTGTTgagaaaaattatacaaaagcATTTgcaattcacaaaaaaattattgagtcTGGATATCG GATACTCGATTTTCAGAACAATAAGGAAACCCTTGCTCGAAAGTATCGAATTCGACTAAG GGGAATAGATGCACCAGAGAATCAAATGCCATATGGGAAAGAAGCAAAGGAGGAGCTGACAAAGATTGTGCAAGGAAAGTGCTTGCGAGTCCTTGTTTATGGGGAAGATCAATATGGCCGTTGCGTAGCTGACATATATTGCGATGGCAAATTTGTTCAG GAATTAATGCTTAAGAAAGGTTTTGCATGGCACTATGCAACCTATGACCAACGCCTAGAACTTGCAAGA TGGGAAAAAGAGGCTCGAGCCACAAGAGTTGGCCTCTGGGCTTCATCGAATCCTGAGAAGCCATGGGAATGgagaaagaagaataagaagaaaggaCAAAAGAGAATAAGGAGAAAGGACAAAAGCGAAGGTAGATGA
- the LOC126697920 gene encoding uncharacterized protein LOC126697920 isoform X9, with product MENVVPCGIIIKEVGDHNRVENDVQPEIKMFASCSKLGGEKPSYVHDLFHIIDIADESSLDGEVGKRLNQMVPVPMEKAVPCGIKIEEVGDHNRVENDVQPEIKMFASCSKPGGEKPSYVRDLFHIIDIADESSLDGEVGKRLNQMVPVPHVPKTIEKIPTADEEISDHQRLLERLQLYELVELKVQGDGNCQFRALSDQLYRSPDHHASEREQITQQLKYHPEMYGGYVLTAYNDYLKKMSKSGEWGDHVTLQATTDWGLLAFYGLSLPHTLVQLTAGVPTSLPAGVKYEFQTFPVDSRAIADGDGMTVYTVPREPSCVPIEVQVAAVQRSQACVEKNYTKAFAIHKKIIESGYRILDFQNNKETLARKYRIRLRGIDAPENQMPYGKEAKEELTKIVQGKCLRVLVYGEDQYGRCVADIYCDGKFVQELMLKKGFAWHYATYDQRLELARWEKEARATRVGLWASSNPEKPWEWRKKNKKKGQKRIRRKDKSEGR from the exons ATGGAGAATGTAGTTCCCTGTGGAATCATAATAAAGGAGGTGGGTGATCATAACAGAGTGGAAAATGATGTACAACCTGAAATTAAAATGTTCGCATCATGCTCTAAACTAGGAGGAGAAAAACCATCTTATGTGCATGATTTGTTTCATATAATCGATATAGCTGATGAGTCTAGTCTTGATGGTGAAGTAGGCAAACGATTGAATCAGATGGTTCCTGTTCCT ATGGAGAAGGCAGTTCCCTGTGGAATCAAAATAGAGGAGGTGGGTGATCATAACAGAGTGGAAAATGATGTACAACCTGAAATTAAAATGTTTGCATCATGCTCTAAACCAGGAGGAGAAAAACCATCTTATGTGCGTGATTTGTTTCATATAATCGATATAGCTGATGAGTCCAGTCTTGATGGTGAAGTAGGCAAACGATTGAATCAGATGGTTCCTGTTCCT CATGTTCCTAAGACTATTGAGAAAATACCTACAGCTGATGAAGAAATATCAGATCATCAAAGGCTGCTAGAGAG GCTGCAGTTATATGAGCTGGTTGAGCTTAAGGTTCAAGGAGATGGTAACTGCCAG TTTCGTGCTTTATCTGATCAACTGTATCGTTCTCCTGACCACCACGCTTCTGAAAGAGAACAGATTACTCAACAG CTTAAGTATCACCCGGAAATGTACGGGGGTTATGTCCTCACGGCTTACAATGACTATTTGAAGAAAATGAGCAA GAGTGGCGAATGGGGTGATCATGTGACATTGCAGGCTACTACAGATTGG GGTTTATTGGCCTTTTATGGTCTTTCTCTTCCTCATACCCTAGTCCAACTTACTGCTGGGGTCCCAACATCATTGCCTGCAGGAGTAAAGTATGAATTTCAGACATTTCCG GTTGATTCAAGAGCTATAGCAGATGGAGATGGGATGACAGTGTATACAGTCCCAAGGGAGCCATCTTGTGTTCCTATAGAAGTACAAGTAGCAGCTGTCCAAAGATCACAAGCGTGTGTTgagaaaaattatacaaaagcATTTgcaattcacaaaaaaattattgagtcTGGATATCG GATACTCGATTTTCAGAACAATAAGGAAACCCTTGCTCGAAAGTATCGAATTCGACTAAG GGGAATAGATGCACCAGAGAATCAAATGCCATATGGGAAAGAAGCAAAGGAGGAGCTGACAAAGATTGTGCAAGGAAAGTGCTTGCGAGTCCTTGTTTATGGGGAAGATCAATATGGCCGTTGCGTAGCTGACATATATTGCGATGGCAAATTTGTTCAG GAATTAATGCTTAAGAAAGGTTTTGCATGGCACTATGCAACCTATGACCAACGCCTAGAACTTGCAAGA TGGGAAAAAGAGGCTCGAGCCACAAGAGTTGGCCTCTGGGCTTCATCGAATCCTGAGAAGCCATGGGAATGgagaaagaagaataagaagaaaggaCAAAAGAGAATAAGGAGAAAGGACAAAAGCGAAGGTAGATGA
- the LOC126697920 gene encoding uncharacterized protein LOC126697920 isoform X7 has product MATYDYDPDVTRWGLHHLTYDYDPDVTRWGLHHLTYDYDPDVTRWGLHHLLDVCTLTNNASCSGVTRYDQDLSRVEFVREGYCEKDNVENDEAIAHALQEEFLRIDCLEASGVSNGGPEHLQESVLAQNCLGPSGRHYSYGHANDQQAANGPGIQMENAVPCGIIIEEVGDHNRVENNVQPEIKMFASCSKPGGEKSSYVDDLFHIIDIADESSLDGEVGKRLNQMVPVPHVPKTIEKIPTADEEISDHQRLLERLQLYELVELKVQGDGNCQFRALSDQLYRSPDHHASEREQITQQLKYHPEMYGGYVLTAYNDYLKKMSKSGEWGDHVTLQATTDWGLLAFYGLSLPHTLVQLTAGVPTSLPAGVKYEFQTFPVDSRAIADGDGMTVYTVPREPSCVPIEVQVAAVQRSQACVEKNYTKAFAIHKKIIESGYRILDFQNNKETLARKYRIRLRGIDAPENQMPYGKEAKEELTKIVQGKCLRVLVYGEDQYGRCVADIYCDGKFVQELMLKKGFAWHYATYDQRLELARWEKEARATRVGLWASSNPEKPWEWRKKNKKKGQKRIRRKDKSEGR; this is encoded by the exons ATGGCAACATATGATTATGATCCTGATGTTACTCGGTGGGGTCTCCATCATCTTACATATGATTATGATCCTGATGTTACTCGGTGGGGTCTCCATCATCTTACATATGATTATGATCCTGATGTTACTCGGTGGGGTCTCCATCATCTGCTAGATGTTTGCACTCTTACGAATAATGCTTCTTGTAGTGGTGTGACTCGATATGACCAAGATTTGAGTCGAGTTGAGTTTGTTAGAGAAGGTTATTGTGAGAAGGATAATGTGGAGAATGATGAGGCTATAGCACATGCGCTTCAAGAAGAATTTTTGCGGATTGATTGTTTAGAAGCTTCCGGAGTATCTAATGGTGGGCCAGAGCATTTGCAAGAATCGGTTCTTGCACAGAATTGTCTTGGTCCTTCGGGTAGACACTATAGTTATG GGCATGCCAATGATCAGCAAGCAGCAAATGGACCTGGCATACAGATGGAGAATGCAGTTCCCTGTGGAATCATAATAGAGGAGGTGGGTGATCATAACAGAGTGGAAAATAATGTACAACCTGAAATTAAAATGTTCGCATCATGCTCTAAACCAGGAGGAGAAAAATCATCTTATGTGGATGATTTGTTTCATATAATCGATATAGCTGATGAGTCAAGTCTTGATGGTGAAGTAGGCAAACGATTGAATCAGATGGTTCCTGTTCCT CATGTTCCTAAGACTATTGAGAAAATACCTACAGCTGATGAAGAAATATCAGATCATCAAAGGCTGCTAGAGAG GCTGCAGTTATATGAGCTGGTTGAGCTTAAGGTTCAAGGAGATGGTAACTGCCAG TTTCGTGCTTTATCTGATCAACTGTATCGTTCTCCTGACCACCACGCTTCTGAAAGAGAACAGATTACTCAACAG CTTAAGTATCACCCGGAAATGTACGGGGGTTATGTCCTCACGGCTTACAATGACTATTTGAAGAAAATGAGCAA GAGTGGCGAATGGGGTGATCATGTGACATTGCAGGCTACTACAGATTGG GGTTTATTGGCCTTTTATGGTCTTTCTCTTCCTCATACCCTAGTCCAACTTACTGCTGGGGTCCCAACATCATTGCCTGCAGGAGTAAAGTATGAATTTCAGACATTTCCG GTTGATTCAAGAGCTATAGCAGATGGAGATGGGATGACAGTGTATACAGTCCCAAGGGAGCCATCTTGTGTTCCTATAGAAGTACAAGTAGCAGCTGTCCAAAGATCACAAGCGTGTGTTgagaaaaattatacaaaagcATTTgcaattcacaaaaaaattattgagtcTGGATATCG GATACTCGATTTTCAGAACAATAAGGAAACCCTTGCTCGAAAGTATCGAATTCGACTAAG GGGAATAGATGCACCAGAGAATCAAATGCCATATGGGAAAGAAGCAAAGGAGGAGCTGACAAAGATTGTGCAAGGAAAGTGCTTGCGAGTCCTTGTTTATGGGGAAGATCAATATGGCCGTTGCGTAGCTGACATATATTGCGATGGCAAATTTGTTCAG GAATTAATGCTTAAGAAAGGTTTTGCATGGCACTATGCAACCTATGACCAACGCCTAGAACTTGCAAGA TGGGAAAAAGAGGCTCGAGCCACAAGAGTTGGCCTCTGGGCTTCATCGAATCCTGAGAAGCCATGGGAATGgagaaagaagaataagaagaaaggaCAAAAGAGAATAAGGAGAAAGGACAAAAGCGAAGGTAGATGA
- the LOC126697920 gene encoding uncharacterized protein LOC126697920 isoform X8: MVPVPMENAVPCGIIIEEVGDHNRVENDVQPEIKMFASCSKPGGEKPSYVDDLFHIIDIADESSLDDEVGKRLNQMVPVPMEKAVPCGIKIEEVGDHNRVENDVQPEIKMFASCSKPGGEKPSYVRDLFHIIDIADESSLDGEVGKRLNQMVPVPHVPKTIEKIPTADEEISDHQRLLERLQLYELVELKVQGDGNCQFRALSDQLYRSPDHHASEREQITQQLKYHPEMYGGYVLTAYNDYLKKMSKSGEWGDHVTLQATTDWGLLAFYGLSLPHTLVQLTAGVPTSLPAGVKYEFQTFPVDSRAIADGDGMTVYTVPREPSCVPIEVQVAAVQRSQACVEKNYTKAFAIHKKIIESGYRILDFQNNKETLARKYRIRLRGIDAPENQMPYGKEAKEELTKIVQGKCLRVLVYGEDQYGRCVADIYCDGKFVQELMLKKGFAWHYATYDQRLELARWEKEARATRVGLWASSNPEKPWEWRKKNKKKGQKRIRRKDKSEGR, from the exons ATGGTTCCTGTTCCT ATGGAGAATGCAGTTCCCTGTGGAATCATAATAGAGGAGGTGGGTGATCATAATAGAGTGGAAAATGATGTACAACCTGAAATTAAAATGTTCGCATCATGCTCTAAACCAGGAGGAGAAAAACCATCTTATGTGGATGATTTGTTTCATATAATCGATATAGCTGATGAGTCTAGTCTTGATGATGAAGTAGGCAAACGATTGAATCAGATGGTTCCTGTTCCT ATGGAGAAGGCAGTTCCCTGTGGAATCAAAATAGAGGAGGTGGGTGATCATAACAGAGTGGAAAATGATGTACAACCTGAAATTAAAATGTTTGCATCATGCTCTAAACCAGGAGGAGAAAAACCATCTTATGTGCGTGATTTGTTTCATATAATCGATATAGCTGATGAGTCCAGTCTTGATGGTGAAGTAGGCAAACGATTGAATCAGATGGTTCCTGTTCCT CATGTTCCTAAGACTATTGAGAAAATACCTACAGCTGATGAAGAAATATCAGATCATCAAAGGCTGCTAGAGAG GCTGCAGTTATATGAGCTGGTTGAGCTTAAGGTTCAAGGAGATGGTAACTGCCAG TTTCGTGCTTTATCTGATCAACTGTATCGTTCTCCTGACCACCACGCTTCTGAAAGAGAACAGATTACTCAACAG CTTAAGTATCACCCGGAAATGTACGGGGGTTATGTCCTCACGGCTTACAATGACTATTTGAAGAAAATGAGCAA GAGTGGCGAATGGGGTGATCATGTGACATTGCAGGCTACTACAGATTGG GGTTTATTGGCCTTTTATGGTCTTTCTCTTCCTCATACCCTAGTCCAACTTACTGCTGGGGTCCCAACATCATTGCCTGCAGGAGTAAAGTATGAATTTCAGACATTTCCG GTTGATTCAAGAGCTATAGCAGATGGAGATGGGATGACAGTGTATACAGTCCCAAGGGAGCCATCTTGTGTTCCTATAGAAGTACAAGTAGCAGCTGTCCAAAGATCACAAGCGTGTGTTgagaaaaattatacaaaagcATTTgcaattcacaaaaaaattattgagtcTGGATATCG GATACTCGATTTTCAGAACAATAAGGAAACCCTTGCTCGAAAGTATCGAATTCGACTAAG GGGAATAGATGCACCAGAGAATCAAATGCCATATGGGAAAGAAGCAAAGGAGGAGCTGACAAAGATTGTGCAAGGAAAGTGCTTGCGAGTCCTTGTTTATGGGGAAGATCAATATGGCCGTTGCGTAGCTGACATATATTGCGATGGCAAATTTGTTCAG GAATTAATGCTTAAGAAAGGTTTTGCATGGCACTATGCAACCTATGACCAACGCCTAGAACTTGCAAGA TGGGAAAAAGAGGCTCGAGCCACAAGAGTTGGCCTCTGGGCTTCATCGAATCCTGAGAAGCCATGGGAATGgagaaagaagaataagaagaaaggaCAAAAGAGAATAAGGAGAAAGGACAAAAGCGAAGGTAGATGA